The Erigeron canadensis isolate Cc75 chromosome 4, C_canadensis_v1, whole genome shotgun sequence genome window below encodes:
- the LOC122594817 gene encoding pentatricopeptide repeat-containing protein At2g30780, which yields MCTTILQRKMSKILYCHNRFHFSKSQIIKNPATSIIPNWIRLFSTIQTQEQNQSLPLNAVSDLYRQFSDEWVHATERAKEDLVHKVSIFRDQLMNVVRNDDNDVCIDDLLEVEGSNLFKMYSNGAAMVELLNMLESSSSSHPHLALQVFNWRRRKENNSRPMSSEEYAKGIKLAGRMKNVDLAYEIFMEATTKRIKNTSTYNALMGAYMYNGLIENCQSVYRDLKRDINCFPTSATFNMLISCFGRRVLVDKMETAFQEMKDYNITPDLTTYNNLIAGYLTAWMWDSMENIYHTMETGPVHPDLNTRLLMLRGYAHSGNLEKMEEIYNMVGSHIREKNTALIRAMICAYSKSPYANRVKRIKELMRLIPDNEYRPWLNVILIKVYADEGLVDQMESSIEEAFDHNTRVNTVQTMRAITTAYFRENAVDQLAKFVTRAGNSGWKVCRSLYHGLLMMLSSQKRFEEMEQVLDEMKRFNFGCSKRTFVILHRAFLEEQQEGHRHKLFRLLASICKHGYGVPLS from the exons ATGTGCACAACAATACTCCAAAGAAAGATGTCCAAAATCTTGTATTGCCACAATCgatttcatttttcaaaatctCAAATAATAAAGAATCCAGCAACATCAATAATACCCAATTGGATCCGATTATTTTCCACCATCCAAACACAAGAACAAAACCAATCTTTACCATTAAATGCTGTTTCTGATTTGTACCGACAGTTTTCTGACGAATGGGTTCATGCCACGGAACGAGCGAAAGAAGATTTGGTTCATAAAGTTAGCATCTTTAGAGACCAATTGATGAATGTTGTGAGAAATGATGACAATGATGTTTGTATTGATGATTTGTTGGAAGTTGAAGGGTCGAATTTGTTCAAGATGTATTCTAATGGTGCTGCTATGGTTGAGCTCCTTAACATGTtggaatcatcatcatcttctcaTCCTCATTTGGCTCTTCAg GTTTTTAATTGGAGAAGAAGGAAAGAAAATAACTCGAGGCCTATGTCATCAGAAGAGTATGCAAAAGGCATTAAACTTGCTGGTAGAATGAAGAATGTAGATCTAGCCTATGAAATTTTCATGGAAGCTACAACTAAACGGATCAAAAACACCTCAACTTACAACGCCCTCATGGGTGCTTATATGTATAATGGCCTCATTGAAAACTGTCAATCGGTTTATCGTGATTTAAAGCGAGATATCAATTGTTTCCCCACATCAGCTACCTTTAACATGCTCATATCATGTTTCGGCCGTAGGGTTCTTGTAGATAAAATGGAAACAGCGTTCCAAGAAATGAAAGATTACAATATCACCCCTGATTTGACCACATACAATAACTTGATAGCTGGCTATCTTACAGCATGGATGTGGGATAGTATGGAGAATATATATCATACAATGGAAACAGGACCTGTTCACCCTGATCTTAATACACGCTTGTTAATGCTTCGTGGTTATGCTCATTCAGGTAATTTAGAGAAGATGGAAGAGATATATAATATGGTGGGATCCCACATTCGTGAAAAAAATACTGCTTTAATTAGAGCTATGATATGTGCATATTCTAAAAGTCCCTATGCAAATAGAGTTAAAAGAATCAAGGAACTTATGAGGCTAATTCCCGATAACGAATACAGACCTTGGTTAAATGTGATACTTATTAAGGTCTATGCGGATGAGGGTTTGGTTGATCAAATGGAGAGCTCAATAGAAGAAGCATTTGACCATAACACACGTGTCAATACTGTGCAAACCATGCGTGCTATTACTACGGCTTATTTTCGGGAAAACGCTGTTGACCAGCTGGCAAAGTTTGTAACTCGTGCCGGGAATTCGGGGTGGAAAGTCTGTCGTTCGCTGTACCATGGGCTACTGATGATGCTGTCTTCACAAAAACGGTTTGAGGAAATGGAACAAGTTCTTGATGAGATGAAGAGGTTTAATTTTGGGTGCTCGAAAAGGACATTTGTTATACTGCATAGGGCCTTTTTAGAAGAGCAGCAAGAAGGGCATCGACATAAACTTTTTAGGTTGTTAGCGTCAATTTGCAAGCATGGGTATGGTGTTCCTTTATCATAA
- the LOC122598501 gene encoding protein CUP-SHAPED COTYLEDON 2, giving the protein MEFFPDGHHLDNNRESSHLLPPGFRFHPTDEELITCYLLHKVLDANFSCRAIAQVDLNKCEPWELPQRAKMGEKEWYFFSLRDRKYPTGLRTNRATDAGYWKATGKDREIFSSKTSSLVGMKKTLVFYRGRAPKGEKSNWVMHEFRLEGKFAYHFLSKTSKDEWVISRVFQKSLPGTGTSTAGGGTKRVATCGMNSAYQEVNSSTSVSLPPLLDSPYATATSAYTSAGDQDTFSYDSNAASKEHVPCFSNASPAAAITTDFDSHQSIFDLPPPPLSASTFSGAIVENMGVSAFPSLRTLQENLQLPFFYSSLAPPQPPVHGEGGICSTYGHSSGGEWIPAVSSAPENQKPGPTELDCIWSF; this is encoded by the exons atGGAGTTTTTCCCTGACGGCCATCACTTGGATAACAATCGTGAATCGTCGCATTTATTGCCACCTGGCTTCAGATTCCATCCTACGGATGAAGAACTCATCACTTGTTACCTCCTACACAAAGTTCTTGATGCTAACTTCTCTTGCCGTGCCATTGCTCAAGTTGACCTCAACAAATGCGAGCCTTGGGAGCTTCCTC AAAGGGCCAAAATGGGGGAGAAAGAGTGGTACTTTTTTAGTCTTCGTGACAGGAAATACCCAACTGGTTTAAGAACCAACCGAGCCACGGATGCTGGTTATTGGAAAGCCACTGGCAAAGATAGGGAGATATTTAGCTCAAAAACTTCATCATTGGTTGGTATGAAGAAAACACTTGTGTTTTATAGAGGCCGAGCTCCTAAAGGGGAAAAAAGCAATTGGGTTATGCATGAGTTTCGCCTTGAAGGCAAATTTGCTTACCATTTTCTCTCCAAAACCTCCAAG GATGAATGGGTGATCTCCCGGGTGTTTCAAAAAAGTCTCCCCGGTACCGGAACCAGCACCGCCGGCGGAGGTACAAAACGTGTAGCCACCTGCGGAATGAACTCAGCATACCAAGAAGTGAACTCATCAACATCAGTTTCACTCCCACCACTTCTTGACTCACCGTACGCCACCGCCACGTCGGCGTACACCTCCGCCGGCGACCAAGATACATTCTCCTACGACAGCAACGCCGCTTCAAAAGAGCACGTACCCTGTTTCTCCAATGCCTCACCAGCAGCCGCAATTACCACCGACTTTGACTCTCATCAGTCCATCTTTGACCTTCCTCCGCCGCCATTATCTGCTTCCACATTCTCCGGCGCCATCGTTGAGAATATGGGCGTGTCAGCTTTCCCTAGCTTGAGGACCCTTCAAGAGAATCTTCAGCTTCCGTTCTTCTACTCTTCTTTAGCGCCGCCGCAGCCGCCGGTTCATGGCGAAGGTGGGATATGTAGTACTTATGGGCATTCCTCGGGTGGGGAATGGATTCCGGCTGTTTCATCGGCGCCGGAGAATCAGAAGCCAGGTCCCACAGAGCTGGACTGTATCTGGAGCTTCTGA
- the LOC122597532 gene encoding pentatricopeptide repeat-containing protein At1g71490-like: MLILLLYIQILHPLSWNVVISSYVRAGFCKEGLPVYQKMLKRGIGPIILGTRLCLRRVVKNVMGFGKVVHGWIVVLGLGWNLFVYNTLVFIYGKCGELDVARKLFDEMPERDGVSWNSIISGYASEGMWRDAFKLFDPMRNENVEVNIIIWNTVLEGYLKTGEYRRVLKLVSELRTYSEEWDRVAVINVLNACFHIGMLKFGKEIHGLGTNCHYRCEMELSSMITISLSYGYQDYDNGHKLF; this comes from the coding sequence ATGCTTATTTTGTTACTTTATATTCAAATATTACACCCTTTATCTTGGAATGTTGTTATTTCTAGCTATGTTAGAGCTGGGTTTTGTAAAGAGGGTTTACCTGTGTACCAAAAGATGCTGAAACGGGGGATTGGCCCGATTATTTTAGGTACCCGTCTGTGCTTAAGGCGTGTGGTGAAGAATGTGATGGGGTTTGGGAAGGTGGTTCATGGGTGGATTGTGGTATTGGGTTTGGGTTGGAATTTGTTTGTGTATAATACTTTGGTGTTTATCTATGGGAAATGTGGTGAGTTGGACGTTGCACgtaagttgtttgatgaaatgcctgaaCGAGATGGGGTTTCTTGGAATTCAATTATATCGGGGTATGCAAGTGAAGGGATGTGGAGAGATGCATTTAAGCTTTTTGATCCGATGCGGAATGAAAATGTGGAAGTGAATATTATCATTTGGAATACGGTCCTTGAAGGGTACTTGAAGACAGGTGAGTATAGGCGAGTGCTGAAATTGGTTTCGGAATTGAGGACTTATAGTGAAGAATGGGATCGTGTGGCTGTAATTAACGTTTTAAATGCATGCTTTCATATTGGTATGTTGAAATTTGGTAAAGAAATTCATGGTTTAGGGACTAATTGTCACTATAGATGTGAAATGGAACTAAGTTCAATGATAACTATTTCTTTATCATATGGGTACCAAGATTATGATAATGGTCACAAGCTATTCTGA